TCTTTATTGGATGTGATATTTATATACAAAGATGTTTTgaatgattatattatttttttaaaatatatgccatggaatacaaagatgattattttaaatatgactttATAAACTGGTTTATACTTTTGTTTACTTCGGTCTACAAATAAAGTATTTCCTAAACAAAGGTCAATTTTAGTTCAGACACGGTTAACTTCAATAGAAATTAAGATCAGGAATTCTACTTTGGTGCTAAATTTGCCTATAAATTACTCTTTAGTTTCACCAAAAATTCATTGCTGTGGTTAAGCAACTGCCACCATTCCATTTTAAAACAGGTAGGAAAGCACTGTGGAATCTGGCGTTAGGAAAAATGCTGCATGCGTTCAGAGCACCCTTTCACCTGCAAGCCACATAAGCCCGTTTCCCCTTTAAGGAGCATAAGGTGCCGATAGTCTATAGGCTTCTATTTCTATCAGAATCACCATAAAAACATACAGACCGCTTCAGTTAGTAGGCCTTTTAAGCAGTACTGAGAAAGAATTATGCCTTTCCAGTGGATTAGATAACATAACCAAATAACAGAAAAGTAgaggaaaatcaggaaaaaacacctttttatttattttacttaggtTAGAAATTAGGACCCTTTTCCCAGCTCAGCCCACATATACTcgtgttaaaaaaaatccatgatttcTCCATGGATATGTCACACATACCCATATTCTTAAGTCAAAGTCTAATGAGATCACGTACTGTGATAAatcttaataattataatatattttcttagccagagaaaaagaacagattTGTTTTACATTACTGGCTTTTAATTCAAAACTCATTCCTATAATTTATAGGgatatattaatattgttattattttctaatgataatgaaattaaaatattagaaaatccaAGCCCTTTTGTAGttgctaattttaatatttttatcaagaCTATTTCctcttataataaaaaatactggaTCTTCACTCTATGCTACCATTATAAAAATGTCACATGCCTACATTTCTTTGTACAGAAGAACCATCTCTCTCGATGTCTTCCTGCTCAGAAGACAAAAGACAGTTCACTTTTGTATCTTATAAGTGAGCCAATGGAAAAATAGGTTTTTTATGCAATGTGATCTAGTTATACTTTGACTGTTTAGTTTAATGTGCTTTGCCATATCACTTTATAGAGAGACTCACTCACCGGAAGTCAGAAATCCTGCATGTAAGAAAACAGTAGTTAAATACATTGTATTAAAATTATGAGTTCATTTTCTCATCATTCATTGAACTAGGCACTAGGTATCTGTGTCAGATATAAAGAATATCAAGACGATTAAGAAAAAGCTTTTCCCAAGAAGAAAATAGCCTATTCTGGGAGAGACAATACAGATACAGATAATTTTAacacaatgttaaaaaaatgCTGAAACAAAAATATGCACAGGAAGTTATGGAAACTCAGGAGAAAACCATGAAGGGCATCAGGGAAGTCAGGGTCAAGCCTCAGCAGGTTGTTTGGCTGAGGTAGCCAGATGTCCCACTACAACAGCAGCAAGACCCTGTAAAATCTTTAAATTTGAAGTCTACTTTCAAACTGTACCCTAAGTTAGAGATATGCAAATTATAATATAGGAAATGAGCTAGCAAATCTGTGGCTTAGCAAAAGAGGcattatataaaaatcagttaagTGCTCATAGGAACTTACTTTGGCTAATTGAgaaaggggaatttttttttttttttaatagggtcttgctctgtcaccggggctagagtgcagtggcgtcatcatagctcactgcaacctcaaactcctgggttcaagcagtcctccaaccttagcctcccaagtagctgggactataggtgcacgccatcacgcctggctaatttttctttttcttttcttttttttttgtagagatggggtctcactctttctcaggctggtctggaactcctagcctcaagcaacactccccctcagcctcccggagtgctaggattataggtgtgacccACCACGCCAGCCAAAAGAGGGAATATTAAATGTGTTCAATTCCAATATTGTACAGATTATTAACAATAGTTACTCAGGGCTTCCAAGGAATTTGCGAGTGCTATGTAGAAGGCAAAAAACACACTGTGCTCTTCAgaaattttcttaatcttttgtaGTGGAGATAAATACAACAATAATTATAACACAGTCAGAATGGCGTTAAGTTTTAAACAATTTCTAATAAGATATAGACGGGAATAATTCTTAGCAGTTGATCAAGGGATGTTTTatagaagaggtgacatttgaactgatgaggagaggagaagaaatttGACTGGAGGATGCTTGAAGACTGGCTTTGCTCCACTAAGGCAAAACACATGTACAAAATAAAGAcctgaaaattaaatgtatttcattAATAAATGGAATGGAAACATAAGACATATAAAGAGAttgttggccaggcatggtggctgacacctgtaatcccagcactttgggaggctgaggtgggaggatcgcttgaggtcaggactttgggataagcctgggcaacataaggagaccccatccctacaaaaataaataaataaagagattctTTGAGAGATGAGGCTGGTGTGAGAACTGATAGCCAAAAATGTCATGATCAGTAATTTGGATTTCAGTTAGCAGCTACGAGGGAGTAGCCACTGTCATATtttgaagagggaggcagaatgAAACATGTTACCgtttaggaagaaaaatctgGTGGCAATGATTATTGAAAATagaatggaggccgggcgcggtggctcacgcctgtaatcctagcactctgggaggccgaggtgggcggatcgtttgagctcaggagttcgagaccagcctgagcaagagcgagaccccatctctactaaaaatagaaagaaattatatggacagctaaaaatatatatagaaaaaattagccgggcatggtggtgcatgcctgtagtcccagctactcgggaggctgaggcagtaggatcgcttgagcccaggagtttgaggttgctgtgagctaggctgatgccacggcactcactctagcccgggcaacagagtgagactctgtctcaaaaaaaaaaaaagaaaatagaatggagTTGAAGAGACCAGATAGAAGgccattaaaataatgaaagagaaagatgaggTCTTACAGAGACCAGAGACAAGAAAAGGAGGGGGGCAATGCTGCAGGGATCTTATTAGCTGGATGTAGGGACAACTGTGTCACCATGAAGATGGTGGAACTGAGATAGGGAACAGAGGAAGAGCAAGCTGGACAACAAGTCCAGTTTTGATACAAAACATCTGAAATGCTAAGTAGAATACTGAGAAAACTCACTAATATTAACAGAATACTGGGTAGGCAGATTGGCCGTGTATCTGCTGCCTAGAGGAAGTCAGGATTAGAAACAGAGATTTTGGGAATCCTCAACTTGGAGGTGACAACCGAAGTCATGGGAGTGATGACATGAACAGAGAGCATGTGTAGGAAAGAGGGTCAAGGGCAGAATCTCGAAGAACTATATTtagaagagacaaggaaggaacTGAGGAGCAGCAAAAGAAGTCAGAGGAATAGACTTAGATTTGACAATAAGGACGTCCTTGGTGCCCATTAAGAACTATTTCAGTCAAAGAGTAGAGGTAACGGTCAGATTGCCAGAGCAAAAATAATCAGGCAAAGAAAAGAGGCAACCTTTGAGAAGTTTGGCATGGGGGGAAGACAAGGGTGGAAACTTATTTTCGGGTTGAGGATAAAAgccagcaaagaaagaaaaacagaagaagggGTGTGAGAGGTAGGATGGGCAGGATGAAACTGATGATCATGAAAAAAGCCCAGAGAAAAAGGAGTGAGTAACGTCCGTATGTAGGAGGGGTTCATATCATGAATTGAATTGTGCCCCCTCCCAACAAAAAGGTATGTTGAAGTCCACAACCCCCATACCTCAGAAGGTGACTTAGTTGGAAGTAGGGTTgttgcaaatgtaattaattaGGTTAAGATGAAGACACACTGGAGTAGGGCgggtccctaatccaatatgactggtgtccctataagaagTCAGTCACGTAACggtggagacacagggagaacaaCAGCAAGTCGAGAACAAGAAAGACAGCAGCAAACCAACAGCGAGACcaggcaaggaaggattcccccccaggtttcagagggagcgtggccctgcccacccttgactttggacttctgcCTTCCACAACTATGAGGTAATGAAGTTTTGTTTTGAGCCACCTAATTTGTGGCTCTTAGTTATGGCATCCACAGGAAATGAATGCAGTTCATTTCAGAATGTGGGAAGGGAAaatttttcagagacagaaagggaaCAAAAGAAGATAGGTGAAAATGCCATCTTGTAATTCTTTCCTTACATTCCGTTTCGAAGGATGGTTCATTTCGAGTTTGACCCTTCTGGTGGGAAGATAAGTGAGAATAAGTTCGAAACAGCAATAGGCTTCTGCAAACTGAACGGAAGTTTAGGCCCAACAGTGTAGTGCTGAACCCAAACTATTACAGACCTGAAGAAACAATTAGAACAAAGATAATACACGGGGTACGGGGCAGGGGGCTTCTCTGGATCATTGAGGCTGAACCAGACAGCAAAGGACAAGTGGCTGCATGTCCTTCAGTCTTTTATATTCAGAGACTAGATAGCCCCGgccatttctattttcttttcctaccaTGAATGCTATACACATGAGAAAAGAATACTGCATgagttgattttcttttcccttaggTAATGTTCATACCAAAGAAACGTAAGACGTTTTACCTCAAAAGATAATGTAGCCACACATAACACTGTAAAAACTCCAGACGCGCTGCCTTACCGTGGGCCCTGCCTAGTAACAGCTCAGGAGCGAGGTAGTCGGGGGTTCCCAGGATTCGCCCATCATCAgcgggggctgcccctcttctcACGCTCTTTGGAGTTCGGTATGGAGTGCCTGGCTTGATCTGACCTGGGGTGTGCTAATTCAAGAAGAGTTTAAGAGACAACGAATACTTTAATTCCTTTACAATGAACAGCAATgctaaaacaagcaaacaaagctAGATCACAGGCTGGTAGGCATAAAAGGTGTACTCAAATCCTTGATCAGTTTTGAAAATGGACTCATAACTAGTTATAACTATGAAAAAGTCCTTATGGCCAATGAAGTTTAATAGCTTAGATAGCATTGATTATTTCAATAAGATCTGGGTATGTACGAAACAATGAACAAATGTGCAAGTAAAATGTCTCGATAGCATGGATTAATATAAGCTTAAGAACAGCCACTCGGCAGGCTATGTCTGATAAATGATTGATTAGCATAATATGTAAGATAGAACTAAATAACAATAACCCCTTAAACTAAAtggtatttaaaagtttttaggaTTATCTGTTGTTTCACAACAGGGGGACGGGTACCATTATCCCCTATAGACAGCTGGAAAAACAGGGTCTGAGGTTAGGGGACTTCCAAGTCCCTTAGTAAGTCCTTGATAGAAAACCCAAGTCTCATAACCTAAATCCAGGGTTTACACTTTACATATTATAAGGTCtctccaaaggaagaaaaaaaatgaaactttggGTTGGTAaaggtttagaaaataaaaacaagagttgaaatgtatatttttcaacttttttttcttttttgagatagtctcgctacgtcaccctgggtagagtgcaatagtgtcatcatagctcactgcaaccccacgctcctgggctcaagccatcctcctgcctcagcctccccgagtagctgggactacaggcgtgtgccatgacacccagctaattttactatttttttttttttttttttttagtagagacaagggttTCGCCCAGCCtcaactttttttctaaaaagaaaagagattatctAAACATGTCCTTAAAAGGCAGTAAGGTAGAGTGGACTTTAATTTTGTATCTCATCGTATCGCTAGATCAAGTGACAATATGTGactgtattttcttcaaaaagtatATAGAGCTACACAAATATTATAGAAGGCAGCAttgtagttaaaaataataaatataattactatCAGCTTTACCTTTCTGCACGAAAACTTCCAACAATCCACAGATTCTcaacaaagagaacaaaactatATGATTACTACCACATAGTCTAGGTGAGAGGCAAATGTCTGTCTTCATAGTTCACTTCCCAGAATCCAAAGAACAAGGTATTAGAAAGTTACGATATACCTGATACAGCATATAGGATCTTCTTTTCTGAGTAGGGGTGATGGCCATGGGATACGAGCCACTGTAAGCACATGAAATCTCCATTGCATCTAAAGAAGTAATGTTCATTTTGGATGGTTCTGAGTTATGGGATGCATTAATATGACTGTTGAAACTTCGAAAAGCTACAGCATTTCTTTTAGAGCTTAACGTTTTCAATACCACCAAAGAAGGAGCTAACATTTTTTGGTTACTGTCCTGAACAGAAGGGTTCTCAACACCTTTTGGCAAGGTATTTTCTTGGCAGCCTGCTGATACGATAATGAGATCTTCAATATTTGATTCTTCAAAGGAGAACTCTTTGATGTTTTTATCTGGATCTAAGGACTGCCTTTCTAATGGACTTTCCATTATAGAAATTCCAGGTAAAGATGAATCAGAGTTCATATGAACACTTGGAGCTCTATCATCGTCAGAACATAGAAAGCTGGAACTTAAGTagtccttattatttttttcacaatctTCATCCAGTTCACACATAAGGTTTTTTGCTATCATTAGTATAGGTAATTTTTCTGGTGTTTGCTGTTTATCAGTAAAAGAAGTGACAATGTTTTCCTTATTAGCACAGTCATTTTGTTGACTTCTATGTACTGACAGCTTAAGGTCCTGGACTTCCGCTGTTAAACCTGTACCTGGATCTTCATAACAAACCATCATTTCATTACTGTGTTTATACTCTACACAATGTTTTTTATTCTGTATAATTTTCTGACAAGGACTGGAGTCAACCaactcaaaatttctttttaaacttcttttcccAAGGAGCTCTTCAGACATACCATCAGAATCTACAGCCCACTGATGTGACTGTCTTGTGTCAGTGgctgtatttatattatttacatcCAGTTCTCTTGCTTCCCAAGAAGCATCTCCAGAGAAGCACTTTTTAGCAAGGTTTACACAAGAGCTTCCAGCGGCAGGAATGGTGCTGCAGTCATGAATGGGAGAAAGGGCTAACTCAAGATCCTTTCTGTAGAAACTTTTGGTTTCGATGGCATTTGTAGATGTTGCACATAAATTTTCAACTGTATTCGAACTCACTGTAGAGCCCAGTGCCTCGTCACTTTcctaagaggggaaaaaatacttttttcagttatataaacCTGAGACTCTTTGACCTTTTAACCATCGTCCACTAAGGTAGGATGAATGACCCCATAAACTAGCATGCTACCTATTTCCACTTGCAAATGGAACAAATAGACAATAACAGAGAACTAAAAAGCAATATAAACAATTATAGTATAAGCtcatatacattattttgaatGAAACACTGGTCtgaaatttaaatcaattatctataatatttatttttgcacatataggaataacatccaccgggtgtcgggcagatgggacagggggcgggggatgggtgtatacatacataatgagtgtgatgtgcaccatctgggggatggatacacttgaagctctgactaggggggaggggcaagggcaatatatgtaacctaaacatttgtacccccatcatatgctgaaataaaaaataaaaataaaaaaatttacctataatatttattttgatagagTAGTACATGTTACTCAAACAGGACAAATTAATAGGCAACCTACTTAGGCAAATTTGGGGGTAAGACTACATTATGTATATATCTGCTTTGCAATAAGGGTGTACATGATTCTGTTTTGAATAGTAAAATGCACAGGGCTTGAAGTCTAGTCAATGAAAAATTATAGACCAAAAATATTGTTATTGTAAACATGCTACACTTCACACAAGTATAATAAAACCAAGCTGATAAGGATTCAGTTTAACTAATGGTAATTTATAATTATGAACCCAAAATAGTAGGAATTAAAATCCATTGTCAATAAGATGAACTGATGATGCATTAATAACAAAATGCTTTTATCGGAAACTGAATTCCAACTATCTGCAGGAGCTCACGTGCATTAACAGCTTTGTATGTAATATT
Above is a window of Eulemur rufifrons isolate Redbay chromosome 25, OSU_ERuf_1, whole genome shotgun sequence DNA encoding:
- the MASTL gene encoding serine/threonine-protein kinase greatwall isoform X3, yielding MELTTESEKESGGRVATGECVNRILVPRPPSIEEFTIVKPISRGAFGKVYLGQKGSKLYAVKVVKKADMINKNMTHQVQAERDALALSKSPFVVHLYYSLQSASNVYLIMEYLIGGDVKSLLHIYGYFDEEMAVKYISEVALALDYLHRHGIIHRDLKPDNMLISNEGHIKLTDFGLSKVTLNRDINMMDILTTPSMAKPRQDYSRTPGQVLSLISSLGFNTPVTENNQDSADVLSTLLSETSQFSQGLVCPMSIDEKDTTPYSSKLLKSCLETLASNPGIPVKCLTSNLLQSRKRLATSSASSQSHTFISSVESECHSSPKWEKDCQESDEALGSTVSSNTVENLCATSTNAIETKSFYRKDLELALSPIHDCSTIPAAGSSCVNLAKKCFSGDASWEARELDVNNINTATDTRQSHQWAVDSDGMSEELLGKRSLKRNFELVDSSPCQKIIQNKKHCVEYKHSNEMMVCYEDPGTGLTAEVQDLKLSVHRSQQNDCANKENIVTSFTDKQQTPEKLPILMIAKNLMCELDEDCEKNNKDYLSSSFLCSDDDRAPSVHMNSDSSLPGISIMESPLERQSLDPDKNIKEFSFEESNIEDLIIVSAGCQENTLPKGVENPSVQDSNQKMLAPSLVVLKTLSSKRNAVAFRSFNSHINASHNSEPSKMNITSLDAMEISCAYSGSYPMAITPTQKRRSYMLYQHTPGQIKPGTPYRTPKSVRRGAAPADDGRILGTPDYLAPELLLGRAHDIPWPEGEEKLSDNAQSAVEILLTIDDTKRAGMKELKHHPLFCDVDWENLQHQTMPFIPQPDGETDTSYFEARNNAQHLTVSGFSL